In Caldisphaera lagunensis DSM 15908, a single genomic region encodes these proteins:
- a CDS encoding ABC transporter ATP-binding protein, whose protein sequence is MSKTVEVPIDNNTQYSIIAEKLYKKIGKKEVLKGIDLKIRKGEIHVIAGHNGAGKTTLFRILAGLLKYDSGKLLVMGFDPSKNQNEIRKYLGYVPEDSSPYDRLTGFENLKLFALIYSNGNESLAEKYIKHGAEISELSYEDLSRKASEYSNGMKKRLLIARAMMHDPKLVLLDEPTNGLDVFSAYKVRKLIKTMSNSGTTFVIATHNMSEAEMLADNVSFIAYGTVLYSGSVKAAIEEFKSVNLEEAFIKAVGEKYEI, encoded by the coding sequence ATGAGTAAAACAGTTGAGGTTCCTATAGACAATAATACCCAATATTCAATAATTGCAGAAAAATTATATAAAAAAATAGGTAAAAAAGAAGTATTAAAAGGAATTGATCTAAAAATAAGGAAAGGAGAGATTCATGTAATAGCTGGGCATAATGGAGCAGGAAAGACAACTCTTTTTAGAATACTTGCAGGATTATTAAAATATGACTCAGGAAAATTATTGGTAATGGGTTTCGATCCATCAAAAAATCAGAATGAAATTAGAAAGTATTTAGGTTATGTTCCAGAAGACTCCTCTCCTTATGATAGACTAACTGGCTTTGAAAACTTAAAGTTATTCGCCTTAATATATAGCAATGGAAATGAGAGTTTAGCTGAAAAATATATTAAACATGGAGCTGAAATTTCTGAATTAAGCTATGAAGATTTATCAAGAAAAGCTAGTGAATATAGTAATGGTATGAAAAAAAGGTTGTTAATAGCAAGGGCAATGATGCATGATCCTAAGCTTGTTTTGCTTGATGAACCTACCAATGGTTTAGATGTTTTTTCTGCATATAAAGTAAGAAAACTGATTAAAACCATGTCTAATAGTGGAACGACATTTGTTATAGCCACTCATAACATGTCTGAGGCAGAGATGTTAGCAGATAACGTGAGCTTTATTGCATATGGAACTGTTCTATATTCAGGATCAGTAAAAGCGGCCATTGAGGAATTTAAATCCGTAAATCTTGAAGAAGCGTTTATTAAAGCTGTTGGTGAAAAATATGAAATCTAA
- a CDS encoding ABC transporter permease, which produces MKSKAIIWKELLDLSRDRKTLAAMILIPFIGLPAIALLASGLTQTQTTTVYIEVLDNNSNNIAKYISYQLIQYSKINGLRVNVTISNETPSSVYNLLLIIPKGFYENISSIDGVGTVYLKSLVGSLQSSEVESIIESIITQLENNIVTNRVQKLSNISGIKINTNNFLNPINIFTGYYLPSGKPASAAQVELSLSARLLEFSLFFVANPAIVFMGDSILGEKERKTLETLISTPSSKTSLIIGKMIASVIIGLITAIADSLGVIIYLSMIAQGELKLTAGLILVTFSVSALLVVMTAAIITPIVLRSSSVRSAQAMSYLIMMVALGIYFSTLFVDIQRLPYYIEDILLVIPFTHAALAVSNFVLGQYLNMGINFLVMIGFTLLGIYISIKTFDSERLILSK; this is translated from the coding sequence ATGAAATCTAAGGCAATAATTTGGAAGGAACTCTTAGATTTGAGCAGGGATAGAAAGACTCTTGCAGCAATGATATTAATACCATTTATAGGATTACCAGCAATAGCTTTGCTAGCTAGTGGATTAACACAAACTCAAACAACAACAGTTTATATAGAAGTATTGGATAACAATTCAAACAATATTGCTAAATATATTTCATATCAATTGATTCAATATTCTAAGATTAATGGATTAAGAGTTAATGTTACAATTTCAAATGAAACGCCCAGTAGTGTTTATAACTTGTTATTAATTATTCCTAAGGGTTTCTATGAAAATATATCAAGTATTGACGGAGTAGGCACAGTTTATTTGAAAAGTTTAGTAGGAAGCCTTCAAAGTAGCGAAGTTGAATCTATAATAGAATCTATAATAACTCAATTAGAAAATAATATTGTCACAAATAGGGTACAAAAATTATCAAATATATCAGGAATAAAAATAAATACAAATAATTTCCTAAACCCTATCAATATATTTACAGGTTATTATTTGCCATCAGGAAAGCCTGCTAGTGCAGCTCAAGTAGAGCTAAGTCTTTCAGCAAGATTACTAGAGTTTTCTTTGTTTTTTGTAGCAAATCCAGCTATTGTTTTTATGGGTGATAGTATTCTTGGAGAAAAAGAAAGAAAAACTTTAGAGACCCTAATTTCAACACCTTCTTCAAAGACCAGTTTAATAATTGGTAAAATGATTGCATCAGTAATAATAGGCTTAATTACTGCAATAGCAGATAGTTTAGGAGTTATTATTTATTTATCAATGATAGCACAAGGAGAATTGAAATTAACTGCTGGCTTAATATTGGTGACTTTTTCCGTAAGTGCATTGTTAGTAGTAATGACTGCTGCTATAATAACACCAATAGTGTTAAGGAGCTCTTCTGTAAGATCTGCACAGGCTATGTCTTATTTAATTATGATGGTGGCATTGGGTATTTACTTTAGTACTTTATTTGTTGATATCCAAAGACTACCTTATTATATAGAGGATATATTGCTAGTAATTCCTTTCACTCATGCAGCGCTTGCTGTTTCAAATTTTGTGTTAGGACAATATCTAAATATGGGTATAAATTTCCTAGTTATGATAGGTTTTACATTGCTAGGTATATATATTTCCATAAAGACTTTTGATAGCGAAAGATTAATCTTATCTAAATAG
- the rsmA gene encoding 16S rRNA (adenine(1518)-N(6)/adenine(1519)-N(6))-dimethyltransferase RsmA, with protein sequence MSYEDFYLICKKINKKIEFKAIKKLSQHFLLDCDSIKVFYDNLVKYKNQDFLEIGTGIGTITFPISLIAKRVITVEIDRRFSYLKKELPNNVEIVFGDGLEFVKSTRIPILISNMPYSISSNLLINLSKNNNIRHSVLGMQKEVAERITAKPGEENYGRLSVIMQLLFNIKIVATIPSEKFFPKPKVDSSIVVIERMNLWKDEFNLLEKFTSCLFSQKNKKAQKIINNCLGNIGQIRSNCLQDNNKRVKDLTPKEILCLLFYK encoded by the coding sequence TTGAGTTATGAAGATTTTTATTTAATTTGTAAAAAAATTAATAAAAAAATTGAATTTAAAGCCATTAAAAAATTATCACAACATTTTTTGCTAGATTGTGATTCAATAAAGGTATTTTATGATAATCTTGTAAAATATAAAAATCAAGATTTTCTTGAAATTGGAACTGGAATAGGTACAATAACATTTCCTATATCGCTTATTGCAAAGAGAGTTATTACAGTTGAGATAGATAGAAGGTTCTCGTATTTAAAAAAAGAGCTTCCAAATAATGTAGAAATTGTATTTGGGGATGGATTAGAATTTGTTAAATCAACAAGAATACCTATACTAATATCTAATATGCCATATAGTATATCTTCAAATTTATTAATCAATTTATCAAAAAATAATAATATAAGACATTCAGTATTAGGTATGCAAAAAGAAGTAGCTGAGAGGATAACCGCAAAGCCTGGAGAAGAAAATTATGGAAGATTGAGTGTAATAATGCAGCTCTTATTTAACATAAAAATTGTTGCAACTATACCTTCAGAAAAGTTTTTCCCTAAACCTAAAGTTGATAGCTCAATAGTAGTTATAGAGAGGATGAATTTATGGAAAGATGAATTTAATCTATTGGAGAAATTTACTTCTTGCCTTTTTTCTCAAAAAAATAAAAAAGCTCAAAAAATAATAAATAATTGCCTAGGTAATATTGGACAAATAAGAAGTAATTGCTTGCAAGATAATAATAAAAGAGTTAAAGACTTAACACCAAAAGAAATATTGTGCCTTTTATTTTATAAATAA
- a CDS encoding DUF655 domain-containing protein — protein sequence MGQRAPQRKESEHVAAVEIEAVILDYMETGYYMDPHPWHKEKPVAQAIGVRKFTLLDGIPLGNKVEPLDVVTLARETVKTINEPLDPTGKRFRPFDVSLACIPGADKKIYCTTVNPVSQRISDLIDISLSDPSSSLVYLRSPSDLSKVAKERGLSEKILVVPRTPISYKDISEIAKRNLQEAVRFIIKSNEKLFIEFFNIAEPINIRLHSIELLKGVGKKTLKTLLETRERKKFSSFDEIKKILKVDPIDILSDKILEEITNQPKYYLFVEPKEPNVPYLNYLDTMRRSLYQKQNKAEK from the coding sequence ATGGGTCAGAGGGCTCCTCAGAGAAAAGAGAGCGAGCATGTAGCGGCTGTAGAAATAGAAGCAGTTATATTGGATTATATGGAAACAGGTTACTATATGGATCCTCATCCATGGCATAAGGAAAAACCTGTTGCTCAAGCCATTGGAGTAAGAAAATTCACGCTTTTAGATGGGATCCCATTAGGAAATAAAGTAGAGCCATTAGATGTTGTAACATTAGCAAGAGAAACAGTAAAAACTATAAATGAGCCATTAGATCCAACGGGAAAAAGGTTCAGACCATTTGATGTTTCATTAGCATGTATACCTGGAGCTGATAAAAAGATTTATTGTACAACAGTAAATCCAGTTTCACAAAGAATTTCAGATTTAATTGATATCTCACTATCAGATCCAAGTAGTAGTTTGGTTTATTTAAGGAGCCCCTCTGATCTTTCCAAAGTTGCAAAAGAAAGAGGCCTCTCAGAGAAAATACTTGTTGTACCTAGAACTCCTATATCATATAAAGATATATCAGAGATTGCAAAAAGAAACCTCCAAGAAGCTGTTAGATTCATAATTAAAAGTAATGAAAAGCTTTTTATAGAATTCTTTAACATTGCAGAACCCATAAATATAAGATTACATTCAATCGAGTTGCTAAAAGGGGTTGGTAAAAAGACTCTTAAGACATTGCTTGAAACAAGAGAAAGAAAAAAGTTCAGCAGCTTTGATGAAATTAAAAAGATATTAAAAGTTGATCCAATTGATATATTATCTGACAAGATATTGGAAGAAATAACAAACCAACCAAAATACTATTTGTTCGTAGAGCCTAAAGAGCCAAATGTTCCCTATCTAAACTATTTAGATACAATGAGAAGAAGCCTTTATCAAAAACAAAACAAGGCTGAGAAATAA
- a CDS encoding STT3 domain-containing protein, which produces MSKVNRKSEQGKGSKNFNMKNLMEILNNKFGTIIAIILAVVITAVTVYIRLIPAKLYGINVLNGNDPWILYWLSNYFYHNGFNLAGLKDVKLFWYPEGRNFLRTEYLGGAMIIAFVTKYFTSKFGLTVIQTLSLQPVFMAGLSTIALFFAIWKLTNSRIAGLVSSFAFAFYPGAFLFKAFADYPGKTNAGLAFFSLSFLFLALGYKSFKRIRSLVYLFVGGLIAGAVSWIWGGYDYITLLISLILVLDPFISKPNFNNWLKHLFLSIGFAIPVILSPAAGLHYFIKSLGLAIPILLIVYLIEAYMDKLPLNKLGITKNFSYKVHIWVIIAGIAIIGAAIYSDILSFPSRVLLALGVTPTSSVVALTVAEYSGTTLSSIFQSYGPVIFVSIIGLFVLIYYLIKKKIGIASETLIVAFFIAAFLFLYGNVNESYFLASANYFFDITAGITIGLLLAFKKETSVRKGKQIKTSNEIDTTALIIAVFLGIIILGFGVYYAYQDYASMQYMAPALSTGWMQPFTLQTASGTKIVVPINNAWDMALNYLKQNTSNNSLVISWWDYGYWITVNSNRTTVADGATLNGTQIQVLASILTGNEDEASALLNYLHAKPNNTYLLTYDVFVGMYQNSTGQVVMFPYPNIITLSSTSQFYAITYGMGDIAKSYQMLRIAYKVNPFLSSPLFTNYTSETTYQGATFIQFPGFIGSPSQNVTNVLNTLIYSMMLNGIVDLKQYGVFGQGAGFLENATNFTPTAIAYATSSGFVPQPITPTPLHQFAPVAIFVSNPVNINNGNSVYFYSVIVFLYKWIG; this is translated from the coding sequence GTGAGTAAAGTTAATAGGAAAAGTGAGCAAGGAAAGGGATCAAAAAATTTTAATATGAAAAATCTTATGGAAATTTTAAATAATAAATTTGGAACTATTATAGCTATAATTTTAGCTGTAGTAATCACAGCAGTAACTGTTTACATTAGGCTAATTCCTGCAAAGCTGTATGGTATAAATGTATTAAATGGAAACGATCCATGGATATTATATTGGCTATCAAACTATTTCTATCATAATGGATTCAATTTGGCAGGACTTAAAGATGTGAAGCTATTCTGGTATCCAGAAGGAAGAAACTTTTTAAGAACAGAATATTTAGGAGGAGCAATGATAATAGCTTTTGTAACGAAATACTTTACCAGTAAATTTGGTCTTACTGTTATTCAAACATTATCTCTTCAGCCAGTTTTTATGGCTGGCTTGAGTACTATTGCCCTATTCTTTGCGATATGGAAATTAACAAATTCAAGGATAGCAGGATTAGTATCTTCATTTGCATTTGCATTCTATCCAGGTGCTTTTTTGTTTAAAGCCTTCGCAGACTATCCGGGAAAAACAAATGCAGGTCTTGCCTTCTTCTCATTATCCTTTTTATTTTTAGCATTAGGATATAAATCTTTCAAAAGAATAAGATCATTGGTCTACTTATTTGTTGGAGGATTAATAGCTGGAGCCGTATCATGGATTTGGGGAGGATATGATTATATAACGCTTTTGATATCTCTAATTTTGGTATTAGACCCCTTCATATCAAAGCCTAATTTTAACAATTGGCTTAAACATCTCTTTTTATCTATAGGATTTGCTATACCAGTCATTTTATCTCCAGCAGCAGGATTACATTATTTTATAAAAAGTCTAGGCCTTGCTATACCAATACTGCTTATAGTTTATTTAATAGAAGCGTATATGGATAAATTGCCATTAAACAAGCTAGGTATAACTAAGAATTTTAGCTATAAAGTTCATATATGGGTTATTATAGCTGGAATTGCAATAATTGGGGCAGCAATTTATTCAGATATCCTATCATTCCCCTCTAGAGTGTTGCTTGCATTAGGAGTTACACCTACTTCATCTGTGGTTGCACTTACTGTTGCTGAGTATTCAGGTACAACTCTATCTTCTATATTTCAATCATATGGACCTGTTATTTTTGTCTCTATAATAGGTTTGTTTGTATTAATTTATTATTTAATTAAAAAGAAAATAGGAATAGCAAGTGAAACACTTATAGTTGCGTTTTTCATAGCAGCGTTCCTATTTTTATATGGTAATGTCAATGAATCTTATTTCTTAGCGTCTGCAAATTATTTCTTTGATATAACAGCAGGAATAACTATTGGTTTGTTATTAGCATTCAAAAAAGAAACCAGTGTTAGAAAAGGAAAACAAATCAAGACTAGTAACGAAATAGATACAACAGCATTAATAATAGCAGTATTTTTGGGAATAATTATCTTAGGTTTTGGGGTCTATTATGCATACCAAGATTATGCATCTATGCAATATATGGCTCCGGCACTGAGCACAGGTTGGATGCAGCCATTTACATTGCAAACAGCTTCTGGAACAAAAATTGTCGTACCTATAAACAATGCATGGGATATGGCATTGAATTACTTAAAGCAAAATACGAGTAATAATTCGCTTGTAATAAGTTGGTGGGATTATGGTTATTGGATAACAGTGAATTCTAATAGAACCACAGTTGCTGATGGTGCTACATTAAATGGTACACAAATACAAGTTTTGGCAAGTATATTAACTGGTAATGAAGATGAGGCATCTGCACTATTAAATTACTTACATGCAAAGCCTAACAATACTTACCTTTTGACATACGATGTATTTGTGGGCATGTATCAAAACTCCACAGGGCAAGTTGTTATGTTTCCATACCCAAATATAATAACTCTTAGCTCAACTTCACAATTCTATGCAATTACATATGGTATGGGAGATATAGCAAAATCTTATCAAATGTTAAGAATTGCATATAAAGTTAATCCATTTTTGTCTTCACCATTATTTACAAACTATACTTCGGAAACAACATATCAAGGTGCAACATTTATTCAATTCCCAGGATTTATAGGAAGTCCTTCCCAAAATGTTACAAATGTATTGAATACATTAATTTATAGCATGATGCTAAATGGAATTGTTGACTTAAAACAATATGGGGTATTTGGACAAGGTGCAGGATTTCTAGAAAATGCAACCAACTTTACTCCTACAGCTATTGCATATGCAACTTCATCAGGCTTTGTTCCACAGCCTATAACTCCAACCCCATTACATCAATTCGCTCCTGTAGCAATTTTTGTTTCAAACCCAGTTAACATAAATAATGGAAACTCTGTTTATTTCTATAGTGTTATAGTATTCTTATACAAATGGATAGGATAA
- the serS gene encoding serine--tRNA ligase: MPWSILELLRNDPDKLKESIKKRQMDTKIIDEALELDNKWRRVLTEINELRHKHNQVSSSIAKAKNDEKKKLLEEAKELRNQLENAEKELNEIEEKRDKMLRNLPNIVLDDVPIGGEEATVPIRFWGRAKVYKEYLDQFKEQTEKYGFKPDYEIIDYKPIGHADVLENVLKLGDTLKAGEVSGSRFYYLFDDIVWLDFALLFYAIDRLTSKGYTLVLPPYMLRYDIINSVIDLATFQDAIYKIDNEDLYMIATAEHPIAALYYNEELYDDELPKKYVGFSPAFRKEAGAGNRDLKGIFRVHQFHKVEQFIYSLPEDSKKYHEELIMNSEEIFQGLGLPYRVVNIASGDLGACAVKKYDLEVWMPGQGKYREMVSGSNCTDWQAYRLNIRLIRRKGMIRDYVHTLNSTGIASTRAITAILENYQQPDGSVIIPKVLRKYLEPFEKAPKDVIIPRNKRP; this comes from the coding sequence ATGCCCTGGTCAATATTGGAATTACTTAGAAATGATCCAGATAAACTAAAAGAAAGCATTAAAAAAAGGCAAATGGATACAAAAATAATTGATGAAGCATTAGAACTTGATAATAAGTGGAGAAGAGTTTTGACAGAAATCAATGAGTTAAGACATAAACATAACCAGGTAAGCAGTTCAATAGCGAAAGCAAAAAATGATGAAAAAAAGAAGCTTCTTGAAGAAGCAAAAGAATTAAGAAATCAATTGGAAAATGCCGAGAAAGAACTTAATGAAATAGAGGAAAAAAGAGATAAGATGCTGAGAAATCTACCCAATATCGTTTTAGACGATGTCCCTATAGGAGGAGAAGAGGCAACAGTACCAATAAGATTTTGGGGCAGAGCAAAAGTTTACAAAGAATATTTAGATCAATTTAAAGAACAAACTGAAAAATATGGGTTTAAGCCTGATTATGAAATAATCGATTATAAACCTATAGGCCATGCTGATGTTCTTGAAAACGTTTTAAAATTAGGAGATACATTAAAGGCAGGGGAAGTTTCTGGTTCAAGGTTCTATTATCTATTTGATGATATAGTATGGCTTGATTTTGCATTATTGTTTTATGCAATAGATAGGCTCACATCTAAGGGATATACATTAGTATTACCACCTTATATGCTAAGATATGATATAATTAACTCAGTAATAGATTTAGCTACTTTCCAGGATGCTATATATAAAATTGATAACGAAGATTTATACATGATCGCAACTGCTGAACATCCAATAGCAGCTCTATACTATAATGAGGAATTGTATGATGACGAGTTACCTAAAAAATATGTTGGATTTAGTCCAGCATTTAGAAAAGAAGCAGGAGCTGGAAATAGAGATTTAAAAGGTATATTTAGGGTACATCAATTCCATAAAGTTGAACAATTCATATATTCACTTCCAGAAGACAGCAAAAAATATCATGAAGAACTAATTATGAACTCTGAAGAAATCTTCCAAGGATTAGGATTACCATATAGAGTTGTTAACATAGCTTCTGGAGACTTAGGAGCTTGTGCTGTAAAGAAATATGACCTAGAAGTATGGATGCCAGGACAAGGGAAATATAGGGAAATGGTTAGCGGGAGTAATTGTACAGATTGGCAGGCTTATAGACTCAATATTAGGCTTATTAGAAGAAAAGGCATGATTAGAGATTATGTTCATACGCTAAATAGTACCGGCATTGCATCAACAAGAGCTATAACAGCTATCTTAGAGAATTACCAGCAACCTGATGGATCTGTGATAATACCAAAAGTTCTTAGGAAATATTTAGAACCTTTTGAAAAGGCTCCTAAAGACGTTATTATACCTAGAAATAAAAGACCTTAA
- a CDS encoding Nre family DNA repair protein: protein MARIPPELCAQCKGYKKLCGLPKCPILEEFRARVNSSLKISNKDVNGSTPPSGIIGEYGYPKVLFHYMVPPGLSGDKAKYTDNPVLWSIKKEPLDNIVKMRSELVSATIMVDINRPWELYQNEIGLAIISERPVDSEVLLKKEPLPKLSFDGITKPIGPKAPAEKIIVRDNPKLNITTEKIIWDDLKAEKAIWKIYSSGIDIYTIQNMLSLGFLGKVKNRRLVPTRWSITAVDDIISNELRKKIRDFNEINAIMAFEGEYLSNRFLIIFIPGEGSFEWIEVWHPSSIWTKYATKPIIDKVEEDALGRVSNMDGGFSAARLSVLEYLYKIKRKANVIILREILPTYYAPVGNWHIRETVKNSLLKDPIIKTNDIREIILYIRNWVRANPNDVIEKSELLNLKKRKLTEFMNND from the coding sequence GTGGCAAGAATACCGCCAGAATTATGCGCACAATGCAAAGGATATAAAAAGCTCTGCGGACTACCAAAATGCCCAATACTAGAAGAGTTTAGAGCCCGTGTAAATTCCTCATTAAAGATCTCTAATAAAGATGTCAACGGCTCTACTCCCCCAAGTGGGATTATAGGCGAGTATGGATATCCTAAGGTTCTATTCCATTATATGGTACCACCTGGGCTAAGCGGAGACAAAGCTAAATATACAGATAACCCAGTTTTATGGTCTATTAAAAAAGAGCCTTTGGATAACATAGTAAAAATGAGGAGTGAATTAGTTTCTGCAACTATAATGGTTGATATTAATAGACCTTGGGAATTATATCAAAATGAAATAGGACTTGCTATAATATCAGAAAGACCTGTAGATAGTGAAGTCCTTCTTAAGAAAGAACCATTACCTAAGCTTTCATTTGATGGTATAACAAAACCAATAGGTCCTAAGGCGCCAGCTGAAAAAATAATAGTAAGAGATAACCCTAAGTTAAATATAACCACAGAAAAAATTATTTGGGATGATTTGAAGGCAGAAAAAGCAATATGGAAGATTTATTCATCAGGGATAGATATTTATACTATTCAAAACATGCTTAGTCTTGGTTTTTTAGGAAAAGTAAAGAATAGGAGATTAGTACCAACCAGGTGGTCTATAACTGCAGTAGATGATATAATTTCAAATGAGCTTAGAAAGAAGATTCGTGACTTTAATGAGATAAATGCTATCATGGCATTTGAAGGAGAATATCTAAGCAATAGATTTCTTATTATTTTCATTCCAGGAGAGGGAAGCTTTGAATGGATAGAAGTTTGGCATCCTTCATCTATTTGGACCAAATATGCAACTAAGCCCATAATAGATAAAGTAGAAGAGGATGCTTTAGGCAGAGTTTCAAATATGGATGGTGGATTTTCTGCAGCAAGACTTTCTGTTTTAGAATATTTGTATAAAATTAAAAGAAAGGCTAATGTAATTATACTAAGAGAAATATTGCCCACATATTATGCGCCAGTAGGAAATTGGCATATTAGAGAAACAGTTAAGAACTCATTGTTAAAAGATCCTATCATTAAAACTAATGATATAAGAGAAATAATTTTGTATATAAGAAATTGGGTCAGAGCTAATCCAAATGATGTTATAGAAAAAAGTGAATTATTGAATTTAAAAAAGAGAAAATTAACAGAGTTTATGAATAATGATTAA
- the arcC gene encoding carbamate kinase, whose protein sequence is MRLLIALGGNAILKKGDKGTVDEQWRNIKDAAEIISSIIKENDELILTHGNGPQVGYLLEVMQASNPEKALTIDIADAMTEGWIGYMLQNAFSLYLPDRKAVPVLTRTLVLENDEAFSHPTKFVGSYFTKDQAEILSKKYGWVFKEDPRGGFRRVVPSPMPVDIIEIDVIEKLIKDKYIVISVGGGGIPVIKKGNNYVPVEAVIDKDLASSLLATKIKADKFIILTDVKGVAINYGKKDEKWLDKISVDELKDLYKKNEFPEGSMGPKILAAIKFVESTGNKAIIGSLDNAREVYEEKSGTMIYKD, encoded by the coding sequence ATGAGGCTACTGATAGCATTAGGAGGCAATGCAATATTAAAGAAAGGTGATAAGGGAACCGTAGATGAACAATGGAGAAATATAAAAGATGCAGCTGAAATAATATCAAGTATTATAAAAGAAAATGATGAACTAATTTTAACTCATGGTAATGGTCCTCAGGTTGGATATTTATTGGAGGTAATGCAAGCATCAAATCCTGAGAAAGCTCTAACTATTGATATTGCAGATGCAATGACTGAGGGTTGGATAGGCTATATGCTTCAAAATGCATTTTCATTATATTTACCAGATAGAAAAGCAGTTCCAGTTTTAACTAGAACGTTAGTATTAGAAAATGATGAGGCATTTTCACACCCAACAAAGTTTGTAGGTAGCTATTTTACTAAAGATCAAGCAGAAATTTTATCAAAGAAATATGGTTGGGTTTTTAAAGAAGATCCAAGGGGTGGATTCAGGAGAGTAGTACCAAGCCCGATGCCAGTAGACATTATAGAAATTGATGTAATTGAAAAATTAATAAAAGATAAATATATAGTCATATCAGTTGGAGGAGGAGGAATTCCAGTTATTAAAAAAGGAAATAATTATGTTCCAGTTGAAGCTGTTATAGATAAAGATTTGGCAAGTTCCTTATTAGCAACAAAGATCAAGGCAGATAAGTTTATAATATTAACTGATGTAAAAGGGGTTGCAATAAATTATGGTAAGAAAGACGAAAAGTGGCTTGATAAAATAAGTGTAGACGAATTAAAGGATTTATATAAGAAAAATGAGTTTCCTGAAGGGTCTATGGGACCAAAGATACTAGCAGCTATTAAGTTCGTAGAATCAACTGGTAATAAAGCAATAATAGGAAGCCTAGATAATGCTAGAGAAGTATATGAAGAAAAATCTGGAACCATGATTTATAAAGATTAA
- a CDS encoding NAD+ synthase: MKITINDVTNIDYEYARKNIEKFIKNELESSRKNGYVVGLSGGVDSALTYYLAAEAVGIEKVFALIMPDTTTTPKEDVNDAKDLVKRLKGQMNVIDISPIVEVYKSTIPIYQEEDNIPLGNVRARIRMTLLYYYANKMSMLVLGTGDRSESFVGYFTKYGDGGVDLLPISSLLKSQVRKLAQKLGVPDNVALKPSSPRLWVGQLAEKELGISYDQIDLIIYSVIDKGYSLKEASEMTGISLDIIQKVFDMNKNSEHKRTFPKSLSTNEVIKYLS, from the coding sequence TTGAAAATAACTATAAATGATGTTACCAACATTGATTATGAATATGCCAGAAAAAATATAGAAAAATTCATAAAAAATGAACTAGAATCTTCAAGAAAAAATGGTTATGTTGTAGGACTTAGCGGGGGAGTAGATTCTGCACTTACTTATTACTTGGCAGCTGAGGCTGTGGGTATAGAGAAAGTGTTTGCATTAATAATGCCTGATACAACTACTACTCCTAAGGAAGATGTAAACGATGCTAAGGATTTAGTTAAAAGGCTTAAAGGTCAAATGAATGTTATAGATATTTCTCCGATAGTAGAAGTTTACAAATCAACTATACCTATTTATCAGGAAGAAGATAACATACCATTAGGTAATGTTAGAGCTAGAATAAGGATGACTCTACTTTATTATTATGCTAACAAAATGTCAATGTTAGTTTTAGGTACTGGAGATAGGAGCGAGAGCTTTGTTGGTTATTTTACTAAATATGGAGATGGAGGAGTTGATTTATTACCAATATCTTCTTTGCTTAAATCTCAAGTAAGAAAATTAGCCCAAAAACTAGGAGTACCAGATAATGTTGCATTAAAACCTAGCAGTCCTAGATTATGGGTTGGTCAGCTTGCAGAAAAAGAATTAGGTATTTCATACGATCAGATAGATTTGATAATATATTCAGTTATTGATAAGGGGTATTCTTTAAAAGAAGCATCAGAAATGACTGGAATTAGTTTAGACATAATACAAAAAGTTTTTGATATGAATAAAAATAGTGAACATAAAAGAACTTTCCCCAAATCATTAAGCACAAATGAGGTAATAAAATATTTAAGCTAG